From Drosophila suzukii chromosome 2R, CBGP_Dsuzu_IsoJpt1.0, whole genome shotgun sequence, a single genomic window includes:
- the Trpm gene encoding transient receptor potential cation channel trpm isoform X12 has protein sequence MLGKFTSNHVQVYHQYSRPVPVKKPVKHQPRSWIETNFQKRECIKFIPCPKDDTKCCCGQAQITHQTIPGIESGSPGDPWLPTKHTRPQPTDAYGTIEFQGGAHPTKAQYVRLSFDTRPELLVQLFTKEWNLELPKLLITVQGGKANFDLQAKLKKEIRKGLLKAAKTTGAWIFTGGTNTGVTKQVGDALLLEGQQRTGRVVSIGIAPWGIVERNHELLGHNREVPCHSISSPRSKLAVLNNRHAYFLLVDNGTQAKYGAELILRRKLEKFISNLKLHPSKNHWLKTNVTHSSTPVVCLVIEGGTNTIRAVLEYVTDSPPVPVVVCDGSGRAADLLAFVHKYASDGEEQPVLESMRDYLIGTIQKTFEVGLDQSEKLYQELLQCTRNKNLITVFRIQEKPEGEAQELDQTILTALFKSQHLSPPEQLSLALTWNRVDIARSEIFVYGQEWPNGALDEAMMQALEHDRIDFVKLLLENGVSMKKFLTIPRLEELYNTKHGPANTLGYILRDVRPHIPKGYIYTLHDIGLVINKLMGGAYRSYYTRRKFRPIYAKVMNSYANACRKSSTYQYQRYAGANSLSLVTGLLPFTSEMALFEFPFNELLIWAVLTKRQQMALLMWTHGEEALAKSLVSCKLYKAMAHEAAEDDLDTEIYEELRSYAKEFESKGNKLLDFSYRQDAEKAQRLLTCELHSWSNQSCLSLAVAANHRALLAHPCSQVILADLWMGGLRTRKNTNFKVILGLAMPFYIRQLDFKSKEELQQMPQTEEEHLENQNLDNDDSDRSQPDAESALLKAKRSISLRYRMGAGANNREKALLADTYSVRDTKVHENGKVNLTAGAEEPPSKVSLTDSDPAQFREFFNLSEYNEVKQHQPLRLKKKFYEFYTAPITKFWADSIAYMFFLIMFSFTVLVKMEQMPRWQEWYSIAYITTLGFEKIREIISSEPVAITHKFSVWAWNMWNPCDGAAIILFVIGLAFRFRETTMDIGRVIYCVDSIYWYLRILNILGVNKYLGPLVTMMGKMVKNMIYFVVLLAVVLMSFGVSRQAILYPNKQPTWSLIKEVTFQPYFMLYGEVFAGDIDPPCGEDPSQPGCVTGHWVTPITMSMYLLIANILLINLLIAVFNNIFNEVNSVSHQVWMFQRFTVVMEYQQKPVLPPPFIALCHFYSLLKYCVRKAKGLEVQRDNGLKLFLEKDDLERLYDFEEECVEGFFHEQEIILNQSTDERVKNTTERVETMSQKIEDINQKENIQTATVQNIEFRLRKMEESSEQILSHLAVIHRFMSTHIAGTDDLRGSTINIPGEMQRVRTISISDTEAGGGPGGNGGGGGGGGGAIVPLGLGAGLNLNSLQVTTRRRFNRSLTEVRPDAYIFDEGTHFEVVPLPEEPDEVVKSREALNEQVVRKASMQSEADSDIYLPLSQRPSTCETVKRTPYVTVRQDTGASTESKDTLTPMGNNDDDQTLVGGDNSDDAAPDISFEAARHRALRQRTVSLCRRNSETYSLTGADINRSHISLNQLASLSRRQMSLTQSEPDSDKDAPAAQGSGHPGKSVLHAKPSRNILLKLHSEYTSITDELESVCHMIASPTVSLPSNKASLDRPKTEMSRAEAAALLEKKHLKECEENDYMILEGLIESRGSIDASAQGFEIGVSIDYSHRYPLRRETAVELSPSKPSVDGDLMGGGGGGGAGGGDSSDTSGAGSCGAMVVVSSGFQLKNERPWQRNSSMEQQAYPSPLVPTRATSDFLNAPYEGSGRLFKKSSESLQKNSSTETDYSAHPYRFIKQSSNETNTSLTGSYNVDTPSLTAEPSLDAGDSHSATGISISVGAVVGAATARYQPIRTASVGAADGRRLREESSSSLDLSASGPVTMQAAPAPPARPMQLKKQFSVDQGKPSQPAEAVPQTPEAAGQAGQAKLISTLKPQPFASKLGMNVLKESSSSTEESGGSSAKSSNPALSIPQISTHLVQDEIAKLSSNIKSSTESEKDPPFNETMC, from the exons CACCAGCCGCGTAGTTGGATCGAGACAAATTTCCAGAAGCGCGAATGCATCAAATTCATACCATGCCCAAAGGACGATACAAA ATGCTGCTGTGGCCAGGCCCAGATCACACATCAGACTATTCCGGGCATCGAGAGTGGGTCGCCCGGAGACCCCTGGCTGCCCACGAAGCACACCCGCCCGCAGCCCACGGACGCCTATGGAACCATCGAGTTCCAGGGCGGGGCCCATCCCACAAAGGCCCAG TACGTTCGCCTGTCGTTCGACACGCGGCCCGAGTTGCTGGTGCAGCTATTCACCAAGGAATGGAATCTGGAATTGCCAAAACTTTTGATCACCGTGCAGGGCGGCAAGGCCAACTTTGATTTGCAGGCCAAGCTGAAAAAG GAGATACGCAAAGGACTGCTGAAGGCGGCCAAGACCACGGGAGCCTGGATATTCACCGGCGGCACAAACACCG GCGTGACCAAGCAAGTGGGCGACGCCCTGCTCCTGGAGGGTCAGCAGCGGACAGGACGAGTGGTCAGCATCGGCATCGCCCCCTGGGGCATCGTGGAGCGCAATCACGAGCTGCTGGGCCACAACCGCGAGGTGCCCTGCCACAGCATTAGTTCGCCCAG ATCCAAGTTGGCCGTGCTGAACAATCGCCATGCCTACTTTCTCCTGGTGGACAATGGAACCCAGGCCAAATACGGCGCCGAATTGATACTGAGGCGCAAGCTGGAGAAGTTCATATCCAACCTGAAGCTACACCCAT CAAAGAATCACTGGCTAAAAACAAACG TCACACATTCCAGTACGCCCGTCGTCTGCCTGGTGATCGAGGGCGGCACCAACACGATACGTGCGGTGCTCGAGTACGTGACGGATTCGCCGCCGGTTCCGGTTGTCGTATGTGACGGATCCGGGCGTGCCGCCGACCTTCTGGCCTTCGTCCACAA ATATGCCTCGGATGGCGAGGAGCAGCCGGTTCTCGAGTCCATGCGAGACTATCTCATCGGGACCATACAGAAGACCTTCGAAGTGGGCCTGGACCAATCCGAGAAACTCTATCAGGAGCTGCTGCAGTGCACAAGGAACAAGAATCTG ATTACCGTCTTTCGCATACAGGAAAAGCCCGAGGGCGAGGCGCAGGAACTGGATCAGACCATCTTAACGGCCCTCTTCAAGTCGCAGCATCTCAGTCCGCCGGAGCAATTGAGTCTTGCCTTAACGTGGAATCGGGTGGACATAGCGCGCAGCGAGATATTCGTCTACGGGCAGGAATGGCCCAATG GCGCTTTGGACGAGGCCATGATGCAGGCCCTGGAGCACGATAGAATCGATTTTGTCAAATTGCTCTTGGAGAATGGCGTTTCGATGAAGAAGTTTTTAACAATACCGCGCCTCGAGGAGCTCTACAATACCAAACACGGTCCGGCCAACACGCTGGG ATACATCCTGCGCGATGTCCGACCGCACATACCCAAGGGCTACATTTACACGCTCCACGACATCGGCCTGGTGATCAATAAACTAATGGGCGGCGCATATCG ATCCTATTACACGCGCCGTAAGTTCCGGCCCATCTACGCCAAGGTTATGAACAGCTATGCAAACGCCTGCCGCAAGTCCTCCACCTACCAGTACCAGCGGTATGCCGGGGCCAATTCGCTGAGCCTGGTCACCGGCCTGCTGCCCTTCACCTCGGAAATGGCCCTCTTCGAGTTCCCCTTCAACGAGCTGCTG ATTTGGGCCGTGCTGACCAAGCGCCAGCAGATGGCGCTGTTGATGTGGACCCACGGAGAGGAGGCGCTGGCCAAGTCACTCGTGTCCTGCAAACTGTACAAGGCCATGGCCCACGAGGCGGCCGAGGACGACCTGGACACAGAAATTTATGAGGAGCTGCGCTCCTACGCCAAAGAGTTCGAGAGCAAGG GCAACAAGTTGCTGGACTTTAGTTACCGACAGGATGCGGAAAAGGCGCAGAGGCTGCTCACCTGTGAGCTGCACTCCTGGTCAAACCAGAGTTGCCTTTCGCTGGCCGTGGCGGCCAACCATCGTGCCCTGCTAGCCCATCCCTGCAGCCAGGTGATCCTGGCGGATCTCTGGATGGGTGGTCTTCGTACCCGCAAGAATACCAACTTTAAG GTCATCTTGGGCCTAGCGATGCCATTCTACATCAGGCAGCTGGACTTCAAGTCCAAGGAGGAGCTGCAGCAGATGCCGCAGACCGAGGAGGAGCATCTGGAGAACCAGAATCTGGACAATGACGACTCGGATCGTTCGCAGCCGGATGCCGAG AGCGCCCTTTTAAAAGCCAAAAGATCCATTTCCTTGAGATATAGGATGGGCGCGGGTGCTAATAATCGCGAAAAG GCTCTATTGGCGGATACTTACTCAGTGCGCGATACAAAAGTACACGAAAATGGCAAA GTTAATCTCACTGCTGGAGCGGAGGAACCGCCCTCCAAA GTCTCGCTCACCGACTCGGATCCCGCCCAGTTCAGGGAGTTCTTCAATCTCTCCGAGTACAATGAGGTGAAGCAGCACCAGCCGCTGCGCCTGAAGAAGAAGTTCTACGAGTTCTACACGGCACCCATAACCAAGTTCTGGGCCGATTCG ATTGCCTACATGTTCTTCCTCATAATGTTCTCCTTCACCGTGCTGGTGAAGATGGAGCAGATGCCGCGGTGGCAGGAATGGTACTCGATAGCATATATCACAACGCTGGGCTTCGAAAAGATACGCGAAATAATATCCTCCGAGCCGGTGGCCATTAC GCATAAATTCTCGGTGTGGGCGTGGAATATGTGGAATCCATGTGACGGCGCCGCCATAATACTCTTCGTCATCGGTCTGGCATTTCGGTTCCGGGAGACCACCATGGACATTGGACGGGTCATCTATTGTGTGGACAGCATCTACTGGTACCTGCGCATCCTGAACATCCTGGGCGTGAATAAATACCTGG GTCCCCTGGTCACCATGATGGGTAAAATGGTGAAGAACATGATATACTTCGTGGTCCTGCTGGCCGTCGTCCTGATGAGTTTCGGCGTCAGCAGACAGGCGATTCTGTACCCCAACAAGCAGCCCACCTGGAGTCTTATCAAGGAG GTCACCTTCCAGCCCTACTTCATGCTGTACGGCGAGGTGTTCGCCGGTGATATCGACCCTCCCTGCGGCGAGGATCCCAGTCAGCCGGGCTGCGTCACCG GGCACTGGGTAACGCCGATTACGATGTCCATGTATCTCTTGATTGCCAATATTCTGCTGATAAATCTGCTCATCGCCGTGTTCAACAACATCTTCAACGAGGTCAACTCGGTTTCGCATCAG GTTTGGATGTTCCAGCGGTTCACTGTGGTGATGGAGTACCAGCAGAAGCCCGTCCTGCCGCCGCCATTCATCGCGCTGTGCCACTTCTACTCGCTGCTCAAGTACTGTGTGCGAAAGGCGAAAG GATTGGAGGTGCAGCGGGACAACGGTCTCAAGCTGTTCCTGGAGAAGGACGACCTGGAGCGGCTGTACGACTTCGAGGAGGAGTGCGTCGAGGGTTTCTTCCACGAACAGGAAATCATCCTCAATCAGTCGACGGACGAGCGGGTGAAGAACACCACGGAGCGAGTGGAGACCATGTCTCAGAAAATCGAGGACATCAATCAGAAGGAAAACATACAGACGGCCACCGTTCAG AACATCGAGTTCCGGCTGCGAAAGATGGAGGAGTCCTCGGAGCAGATACTCTCCCACTTGGCCGTCATACATCGCTTCATGTCGACCCATATCGCAGGCACGGATGATTTGCGCGGCTCGACGATAAACATTCCGGGGGAGATGCAGCGCGTGCGTACCATCTCGATTTCGGACACGGAGGCCGGCGGCGGACCAGGCGGaaatggtggtggtggcggagGCGGCGGAGGAGCCATCGTACCACTTGGCCTGGGCGCCGGACTGAATTTAAATTCGCTGCAG GTGACCACCCGGCGCCGCTTCAATCGATCGCTGACCGAAGTCCGGCCGGATGCGTACATCTTCGACGAGGGCACGCACTTCGAGGTGGTGCCGCTGCCGGAGGAACCAGACGAGGTGGTCAAGTCACGGGAGGCCCTCAACGAGCAGGTGGTTCGCAAGGCGTCCATGCAATCGGAGGCGGACTCGGACATCTACCTGCCCCTCTCGCAGCGACCCTCCACCTGTGAGACGGTGAAACGGACCCCGTATGTGACCGTGCGCCAGGACACGGGTGCCAGCACGGAGAGCAAGGACACCCTCACGCCGATGGGCAACAACGATGACGACCAGACCCTCGTGGGAGGCGACAACTCCGATGATGCGGCGCCAGACATCAGCTTTGAGG CTGCCAGGCATCGGGCACTCCGCCAGCGCACGGTTTCCCTGTGCCGCCGCAACTCGGAGACCTACTCTTTGACCGGGGCGGACATAAACCGATCACACATCAGCCTCAACCAGCTGGCCTCCTTGTCCCGCCGACAGATGAGTCTCACGCAATCGGAGCCGGACAGCGACAAGGATGCACCCGCCGCCCAGGGATCCGGACACCCGG GTAAATCAGTATTGCATGCGAAACCCTCCAGAAATATCTTGCTGAAACTGCACAGCGAGTATACCTCGATCACGGACGAGCTGGAGAGCGTCTGCCACATGATAGCATCGCCCACGGTGTCCCTGCCGAGCAACAAAG CTTCACTGGACCGCCCCAAAACGGAAATGTCGCGGGCCGAGGCTGCGGCTTTGCTGGAGAAGAAGCATTTGAAGGAATGCGAGGAGAACGACTACATGATACTGGAGGGTCTGATTGAGTCGCGCGGCTCCATCGATGCCAGCGCCCAGGGATTTGAG ATCGGCGTATCCATAGACTACAGCCATCGCTATCCGCTGCGTCGCGAGACCGCCGTGGAGCTGTCACCTTCGAAGCCCTCGGTCGATGGCGACCTCATGGGCGGTGGCGGAGGTGGCGGCGCCGGCGGTGGCGACAGTAGCGACACCAGTGGGGCTGGTAGCTGCGGTGCCATGGTCGTCGTCTCGAGCGGCTTTCAGCTGAAGAACGAGCGCCCCTGGCAGCGCAACTCCTCGATGGAGCAGCAGGCGTATCCCTCGCCGCTGGTGCCCACCCGGGCCACGAGTGACTTCCTCAATGCCCCGTACGAGGGCAGCGGGCGGCTGTTCAAGAAGTCCAGCGAGAGCCTGCAAAAGAACTCCAGCACGGAGACGGACTACTCGGCCCACCCGTACCGCTTCATCAAGCAGAGTTCCAATGAGACGAACACCTCGCTGACGGGCTCCTACAACGTGGACACTCCCTCGCTGACGGCTGAGCCCTCGCTGGACGCCGGCGACTCGCACTCGGCGACGGGGATTAGCATCAGCGTTGGCGCTGTGGTCGGCGCTGCCACGGCGCGTTACCAGCCCATCCGTACCGCCTCGGTGGGAGCGGCCGATGGCCGGCGTTTGCGGGAGGAGAGCTCCAGTTCGCTGGACCTCAGCGCCTCGGGGCCAGTGACGATGCAGGCAGCGCCGGCACCGCCAGCGCGTCCGATGCAGCTGAAGAAACAGTTTAGCGTGGACCAGGGCAAGCCGTCTCAGCCGGCCGAGGCAGTGCCTCAGACACCGGAAGCCGCTGGCCAGGCTGGTCAGGCCAAACTGATTTCCACACTCAAGCCGCAGCCCTTTGCGAGCAAGCTGGGCATGAACGTGCTGAAGGAGAGCAGCTCCAGCACGGAGGAGTCCGGCGGGTCGTCCGCCAAGAGCAGCAACCCGGCGCTATCCATACCACAGATCAGCACCCATCTGGTGCAGGACGAGATCGCAAAGCTGTCGTCGAACATCAAGAGCAGCACCGAATCGGAAAAGGACCCGCCGTTCAACGAGACAATGTGTTAG